In Cheilinus undulatus linkage group 14, ASM1832078v1, whole genome shotgun sequence, a genomic segment contains:
- the LOC121521969 gene encoding prospero homeobox protein 1-like, with protein MPDHDSDSLLNRQTKRRRVDIGVKRTVGSTASSVAAATTTTTDNIARAKAAIFSAMNSLSSHSHHGSDTDSMECSVVQPHGGPGVVSASDSESKSNVLRKLLKRANSYEDTMMPFPGTTIISQLLKNNMAKNGGGPERGERGDRGDRGDAGFPGSGLSNASSDAPQEDACSNSSQDSTPQECLSPFGRPPGLAAFDIERLNDEHLRAKRARVENIIRGMSHSPSVVVPAASRHERDHEMDGEREMELDCPPPQSQQQAPSSPRGGEVCGSGNRENKRKQRLPQQQQQSFTQLVCQRKEQKQEERRQLKLQLEDMQKQLRQLQEKFFQIYDSTDDSEHNDLHNDLHNDIGNMSEDSPGRSDTGGDDRTGDDLRSDNEMSDLDPGHFLDRARALLQEQALLADGEKPRGEGISRSKGTGGPGSSMHAEGKQLAETLKQELNSAMTQVVDTVVKVFAKPPRPSPQQAFPPLSIPPERFPTVVNGDNPNFHTANQRLQCFGDVIIPNPLDSFASMPGATNDQTEALPLVVRKTPSEHHHQSSAVGAHGGHHHPALHPSSLSASMGFSPPSFRHPFPLPLMGYPFQSPLGAPTGGYPGKDRSSPDSMDLSRETTSLRTKMASGHHLGHHHRSLSPAHPGSTAEGLSLSLIKSECGDLQDMADISPYSGSNIQEGLSPNHLKKAKLMFFYTRYPSSNMLKMYFSDVKFNRCITSQLIKWFSNFREFYYIQMEKFARQSINDGVTGCEELSVSRDCELFRALNMHYNKANDFEVPDRFLEVAEITLREFFNAIVAGKDVDPSWKKAIYKVICKLDSEVPEIFKSPNCLQELLHE; from the exons ATGCCGGACCATGACAGCGACTCCCTCCTGAACAGACAGACCAAGCGAAGACGTGTGGACATTGGTGTTAAGAGGACCGTGGGCAGCACAGCCTCTTCCGTAGCAGCAGCCACAACAACAACCACTGATAACATTGCCCGCGCCAAAGCAGCCATTTTCAGTGCCATGAACTCTCTGAGCTCCCACTCTCACCACGGATCAGACACTGACTCCATGGAGTGCTCTGTAGTGCAGCCACATGGTGGGCCTGGCGTTGTATCAGCCAGCGACAGCGAGTCCAAGTCCAATGTACTCCGAAAGCTACTGAAGAGGGCCAACTCGTATGAGGACACCATGATGCCCTTCCCTGGCACCACCATTATTTCCCAGCTTCTCAAGAATAACATGGCTAAAAATGGAGGAGGACCAGAAAGGGGAGAAAGAGGGGACAGGGGTGATAGAGGGGATGCTGGCTTCCCCGGATCAGGGCTATCCAATGCAAGTTCAGATGCTCCTCAGGAGGATGCCTGCAGTAACTCCTCTCAGGACAGCACCCCGCAAGAATGCTTGTCACCGTTTGGCCGTCCACCTGGCCTGGCCGCCTTCGATATTGAACGTCTCAATGATGAACACCTCCGTGCCAAGCGAGCCAGGGTAGAGAACATTATACGAGGTATGAGCCACTCACCCAGTGTTGTTGTACCTGCAGCTTCACGTCACGAGCGTGACCATGAGATGGATGGAGAAAGGGAGATGGAGCTAGACTGTCCTCCCCCTCAGTCTCAGCAGCAGGCCCCAAGCAGCCCCCGGGGAGGCGAGGTGTGTGGCAGTGGCAACCGAGAGAACAAGCGTAAGCAGCGCCTGCctcagcagcaacagcagagcTTCACCCAGCTTGTGTGCCAGAGAAAGGAACAGAAGCAGGAGGAGCGGCGGCAACTGAAGCTTCAGCTGGAGGACATGCAGAAGCAGCTACGACAGCTGCAAGAGAAGTTCTTTCAGATCTACGACTCAACTGACGACTCAGAACACAATGACCTCCACAATGACCTCCACAACGACATAGGAAACATGTCCGAGGATAGCCCAGGCAGATCTGACACTGGCGGTGACGACCGGACAGGAGATGACCTGCGCTCTGATAATGAAATGTCTGACCTGGACCCAGGCCACTTCCTGGATAGGGCAAGGGCTTTACTTCAGGAGCAAGCCCTGCTGGCAGACGGGGAGAAGCCAAGGGGTGAGGGAATCAGCCGGAGCAAAGGAACAGGAGGACCAGGCTCTTCCATGCACGCTGAAGGTAAACAGCTAGCAGAAACACTGAAGCAGGAACTCAATTCAGCCATGACCCAGGTGGTGGACACAGTTGTTAAGGTGTTTGCCAAGCCTCCCCGCCCTTCACCCCAGCAGGCCTTTCCTCCATTATCCATACCTCCTGAAAGATTTCCCACTGTTGTCAATGGAGACAACCCCAACTTCCACACCGCCAACCAGAGGCTGCAGTGCTTTGGCGACGTCATCATTCCCAATCCACTAGACTCATTTGCCAGCATGCCAGGTGCCACCAATGACCAAACTGAGGCACTTCCCCTGGTTGTGAGGAAGACACCCAGTGAGCACCACCACCAGTCGTCAGCTGTCGGTGCCCATGGTGGACACCATCACCCTGCCCTTCACCCCTCCTCACTCTCTGCCTCCATGGGCTTCAGCCCCCCATCTTTTAGACACCCATTTCCTTTGCCCCTAATGGGCTACCCTTTCCAGAGTCCCCTTGGTGCCCCTACAGGTGGCTACCCAGGAAAGGACCGTTCCTCCCCAGACTCCATGGACCTGTCCAGGGAGACCACGAGCCTCAGGACCAAGATGGCATCAGGGCACCACCTGGGGCACCACCATCGTTCTCTTTCACCAGCACATCCTGGCAGCACAGCCGAGGGACTCTCCCTGTCCCTCATAAAGTCTGAGTGTGGTGACCTCCAGGATATGGCTGACATCTCACCCTACTCAGGCAGCAAT ATTCAAGAGGGTCTCTCCCCTAATCACTTGAAGAAGGCCAAGCTCATGTTTTTCTACACCCGCTACCCAAGCTCGAATATGCTCAAGATGTACTTTTCTGATGTCAAG TTTAACCGCTGCATAACTTCCCAGCTGATCAAGTGGTTCAGCAACTTCCGGGAGTTCTACTACATCCAGATGGAGAAGTTCGCCCGCCAGTCAATCAACGACGGAGTCACCGGCTGTGAGGAGTTGAGCGTCAGCCGTGATTGCGAGCTTTTCCGAGCCCTCAACATGCACTACAACAAGGCCAACGACTTTGAG